GCCCCGAACCACACTCGGCACCGCCTTGATGAATCCCGGCAGGCTGATGTCGTCGATGATCGCCAGATCGAGCAGTCCGTCGTTCACCTTCGCCATTGGCGCAAAGTGAAACCCGCCAGCCAGATACTGCGCGTTCGCGATGCTGACGAAGACGGCTTTGGTGGCAATCTCTTGGCCGTTGACCTCGATCTGGACGTCGATATAGCCAAAGTCGGTCAAGTTCTGAGCCAACGCAACCATGTACGCCTTCTTGCCGGTGAGCCGTTTCTTTCGCTGCGCGCGGTCGGCCACCTTGGCATCGAAGCCCATACCGGCAACGTTGAGGAAATGGCGCTCCGTGGTCGACGTCCGGGCGAGGCCAACATCCATCGCCAGGGATTCGCCGGTGAGCGCGAACGACATGGCCTCCTTGATCGAGCCCGGGATCCCAAGAGAGCGGGGAAGATCGCATCCTGTTCCAGCCGGCACGATGCCCAATGCGGAACGATGCCCTGACTCCAGAATGCCGTTGGCAACCTCATTGAAGGTGCCGTCTCCACCGACAGCAACGATACGATCGATTCCCAACTTCGCGAACTCCCGG
The nucleotide sequence above comes from Thermomicrobiales bacterium. Encoded proteins:
- a CDS encoding diacylglycerol kinase family lipid kinase → MANERFAVIVNPKAAGGKALKKLPEISEVASSVSPEYHLHVTSSIEDARLRAREFAKLGIDRIVAVGGDGTFNEVANGILESGHRSALGIVPAGTGCDLPRSLGIPGSIKEAMSFALTGESLAMDVGLARTSTTERHFLNVAGMGFDAKVADRAQRKKRLTGKKAYMVALAQNLTDFGYIDVQIEVNGQEIATKAVFVSIANAQYLAGGFHFAPMAKVNDGLLDLAIIDDISLPGFIKAVPSVVRGNHVTNPHWRHYTTTHVRVTASTPALVQLDGEIAGTSPAEFSIVPGALDIVARLS